TCAGCACCAACATCAAGTCTATGTCCTGCATGGTGGACTGATGTCAGCACCAACATCAAGTCTATGTCCTGCATGGTGGACTGATGTCAGCACTAACATCAAGTCTATTTCCTGCATGGTGGACTGATGTCAGCACTAACATCCATCattttttctgcatgtgtgtctgaagtCAGGAGTATTTTCTGCATGTGGGGCTACTGTCGGGACAAGGCCTCTCACCTCTTTAAGGACATGGAGGATATCTTGGCAAGCTCAGAACAAGTTACAAAAATGACAAACAGGtccactcagacacatacacactcgaaGCAAACGCCATAACAAAGAACATGTTCAAGTGTGTCTGAGATCTCCCTCtcaccaactttttttttttccggacaAGCTTGTGCTTTAGTTTCAAAGATTGTTGCAATATTTGCGCCCCTACTTCTACCATCGAAATCTCCATCTAATAAGATGGAAACTTGGAAAGCACGTTTGTTGTTAGCGATGCCAGTGCAACATTCACAGGCATTTACATGGGGATTCCTATTGACTGACCCAGTCCTTAGAAAATAACATGTCCCTTTTACACTCGGATACAAAAATATTTGGCAGTTCAGACACCAGCAGAAGCCTTCTTCTGAGGCCTGATCTCGAGGCCTCCAGTAGACCAGCCTGCAGAAACTGTACCAGTCAACACCTTTCAAAATAAATGACTtatcaaacagaaaaaaagcacTTGTATTTCTGAAGACTAGGAAGACCTGCATATTTTTCCACCtttatgtaaaaaaagaaatactcccCAGAAAAGGACAAGGTGTCATATTGTGATGTCATATTGTGACAGATTGACACTGCAAAGCTGCAACTGGCCACATGTAGCGCTCAGGActgacacacaccacttcacacACGACACATGTTCACTACACAGGACCAACACCGgattgtttgttttccttttttcatttttctttcttttttaaaaaaagactaaGCTACCACATGTTCTCCCAGGTCTCCCATGTGTTGCCCCAAGTTGCTGTTCTCTGCTCCTCACTGGCGGAAACCTCTGCTTTCCCTCAACTCTCCttgtgtcatgtcatgtctgtCGGCCGCTCAGCCGAGGTGTTGAGAGCGCCCCCTGCTGTTGAACACTGGGCTAAATACTGATGCGTTCCTGTCTGTGGACAGAGATCTTTTGGTTTAGGAAACACAGGGCCATGGGGACAGCAGGCAGGCTTTGGGTTGTCTGGGAACTACCACCACAAGGATAGAAGACCAGCCTTTGCCAGTCCCTAAAGCCTTCAGGGGTGACCAAAAGGATAACTTCACTAACCTGCCAGCCAGTCCCTAAACACCACAGGAGTGGCTGAAAAGTTAACGCTGCCATCCTGCTAGCCAGTTCCTAAATCCTCCAGGAAAGACTGACTGAAGGATTAATTCCACATGTTTCTGGGCGAGTCCCTAGTTCCACATGTTTCTGGGCGAGTCCCTAGTTCCACATGTTTCTGGGCGAGTCCCTAGTTCCAGGGTTCACCACTGCAGGCACACGCTGGTAGGATGCCCCTGACCGGGTAACTCAGCACCTCCCTCTGGGGAGAGGTTGGCATGACAGACTGGCATGGCCCTTGCCCAATCAAGCATGGGGTGCTGCGGTCTGCATCCTCCAGGCCTCCCAACCACTCTTAAATGTGCTGCTGACACAGCTTTACAATACAGTCCAACCAGAAAGAACAAAAAGTGTCCATATAttcattatatatatttatatttatatatagagaGATTGGCAACATAGCACAGCAGTCCTGGGTGCAGTGGAGTTCTGTGTGATGTGGGTGAGTaggtgcgtgttatttaggggACTCCGTTTGGTTGTGAGGAGCAGGCTGGACAGGCTCCTGGGAGCCTTCGGACATTTTGCCGTTGCTGGAGCCGTTCTGCCCCTGCTCAGCTTCCTGCGCCACCTGCTCTGCTTCCTGCGCCACTTCCCCCGGCGCCCCTGTACCCGCCGTGCCGTTGCTGGGCAGCAGGGTTGCGTTGGCCTCGGCCTGGGCAGCACACGGGTGGCTGTGCGCCATGCCCTCGCTGTGAGAGTCTGTGTCTCCGTTGGCGGGGACGTCCGTGGGCTCTGCTGGTCTGCTGGGGTCTGGGGCTCCATGGGCTCCGTCCTCCGGCCCACATCCAGACTGGGCCGCCACCTCGGACCcggccgctgctgccgccgctgctgcaggACTCAGCTCAACTTTTGAACCCACTTGTGCCTCAGAACCGGCTGTTATCTCAGGTGCAGGGTCCACCACAGAACTGGACCCAACATCAGAACTGGGTTCCACCACAGAACTGGACCCAACATCAGAACTGGGTTCCTTCACAGAACTGGACCCAACATCAGAACTAGGTTCCACCACAGAACTGGACCCAACATCAGAACTGGGTTCCTTCACAGAACTGGACCCAACATCAGAACTAGGTTCCACGACATCACTGATCCCCACGACAGAACTAGGTTCCACTTCTGCACTGGACCCCACAACAGAACTAGGTTGTTCTTTAGAATCAGCTTCAACCTCAACCTCAGAATTGGGCTCAACTGGGGCACCTTTTGATACCCCAGCAATGACCTCAGAGATGACCTCCATCTTGACCTCTGAGGCGACCTCCATCTTGACCTCTGAGGCGACATCCATCTTGACCTCAGAGGCGACCTCCATCTTGACCTCAGAGGTGACATCCATCTTGACCTCAGAGGCCTCCTCCATCTTGACCACAGGGCCCACCCTGGAGGATTCGTCCGTGACGAGTTGGGAGGTCTTTAAGGATGATTCGTCCGTGACGAGTTCAGAGGTCTTTAAGGATGATTCGTCCGTGACGAGTTCAGAGGTCTTTAAGGATGATTCCTCTGTGACCGGTAGGGAGGTTTCAGACTCCAGAGTCTGGTTGCGCTCAAAGCTCTGGATGAGGGCAATGAGATGCTTCACCTTCTCCAGCGAGGAGTGCATATCCTTCTGCCGAGCCAGGATGGTGTTCTTGGTCTCCATGCATTTCTGTAAGACACAAGGTAGGAATGGTTAGCCGAAGGAATGGCCTCGTCATCATCTTATGAAGCAACGCAGAGGAGCAAGAGCAAATTAGAATTAGAATTAGAattagaatatatacttttttgatcccgtgagggaaattcagttctctgcatttaacccaatttaaccgaattagtgaacacacagcacacagtgaacacacagtgaggtgaatcacacaacccagagcagtgagctgcctgcccaaccagcggcgctcggggagcagtgaggggttaggtgccttgctcaagggcacttcagccatggtggactggtcggggatcgaaccggcaaccctccggtcacaagcccggtgcacaccacggctgccctgcCCCAGAGCAAGACTCCTCTGCAGATGGGGAGCATTAATGGCACttatgcttctaactagagagGCATAGTGGATACAGAACTTTAGGGCCAATAACGAATGTGGCCGATATTGATATCTGATAATATTGTAAAAAGAGAATTGTAGACCAGCACTTCGATGAACAGAACTTATAATAGTCCTCAATGGTACAGCAGTCAACAAAatagcagtagcctaggctCAAGAAGCTCAGTGTAGCCGGGCGGGCCTTAAATACGAgttgtaaaaaaatatttgcgCAAATTACCGTCTGAAATCCTATTATCGGAACAATaataatgttttcattttttcccctatCGCCCAATAATATATTGCCCGCTAAGATATTGTGCATCCCTACTTTTAACCAATGATCCAACCTTTTCTCATTACTGCGCCTACTTCACATTCTGAAACAATTCAGAGAACCAGAAGACTAACCGTGATGGAGCTGGGAAGACTAACCGTGATGGAGCTGAGAAGATTAACCGTGATGGAGCTGGTGAGACTAACCGTGATGGAGCTGAGAAGACTAACCGTGATGGAGCTGAGAGGGAAGACTAACCGTGATGGAGCTGAGAGGGAAGACTAACCGTGATGGAGCTGAGAGGGAAGACTAACCGTGATGGAGCTGAGAGGGAAGACTAACCGTGATGGAGCTGAGAGGACTAACCGTGATGGAGCGGAGAGGACTAACCGTGATGGAGCGGAGAGGACTAACCGTGATGGAGCTGAGAGGACTAACCGTGATGGAGCTGGTGAGACTAACCGTGATGGAGCGGAGATGACTAACCGTGATGGAGCTGGTGAGCTGCTTGACTCGCTGCTCCAGCTGTTCCCTCTCGAGCTTCAGCTCCGTGCTCCACTTCAACAgcttctgtttctcctcttctttagctgaagataaacacacacacacacacacacgcacacttctgTGATTCACAAACATCACTTTCACACAACACATGCCTCCACAGAGGCCCTATTTGAAAGGGTATGAGCACCATAGCACACACTTTGGCCAGCTCAAGAGTTGAAGCATGTAGTACCTTCTTTGTATGCAATATAGGAATGGACAATAGCCAGAGTCCCTGGCCAAGGAATGGCGTCTTCTTTTTTGAGAATCTGCAGAGGGAACGAGCAGTTAGGTTATGAACCAAGCGACACGACCCCCAGGCACAGCTCTTGGAGAGAACAGCACAACTAACACTCTCCGACTGACACGTTACCGTGGAGATGGGCAACCAAAGCAACTGAATGGCAGCATTGAGTGGGTAGAAAGGCATGACACAGAGGAAGCTTACAAAGCCCAGAACAGCCATATCTCTGCCTGCGCCCGTCTAGAGAGGAACAGGGGAGAGAGTgggctctggggggggggggggggggacacaaggGGCGTGGGGGGGCAGGCAGGCCCTATCCCTGTTTACCTGGTCTTGGCATTTGGGGCAGATCCACATGCCCTTGGGAATGTGTTTGAGGGGCGGGTCCAGGCAGGGCAGGTGGTAGACGCGGGAGCAGGTGTCGCACATGAGCAACTGGCCGCTGCGTCTGCACACGGCACAGAAGTCCTCATGGATGTCTCCCTGCAGGAAGAACGCAACGCACGCGTCAGTGTCCCCGCCCCCCTGCACGGGCCGGCCCAATCACGCGTCAGTGTCCCCGCCCCCCTGCACGGGCCGGCCCAATCACGCTTGGCAGGGTGGACAGAGAGGTTGGGGTTTGCTTAGGGGGGGGGTCACTTGAATGAAAggcctttaaagggacacttcaccgattagcattaagctttgtatcttcagaaaaccagtcatctttttgaatggtcgtgcatcattccctcagttttgctttgagatgggagaaatacagatttcaatgttggacttcctgctttcaatgatgtaaaaatcatcattttacatcattgaaagcaggaagtcctattcatgggtttcattgaaatccatatttctcccatctcaaggcaaactgagggaatgatgcacgaccattcaaaaacatgactggttttctacagatacaaagcttaatgctaatcggtgaagtgtccctttaaactgaAAAGTAATTTAGAAAGGGCAGCTTTATGTTGTACTCGTCACGTCTGGATGGGTCAAGAGTCACGGCTGGACTAACTGCTGGATTAACGGATGCAACGTGCTAGAGGTTAAACTAGGCAACCTGAGGGGTTGGGAGAGGGCCTTATGACTGTTCACTTTGTAAGGGCGCAGCtccatggacacaaacacacacagcttaatcaacaaacaaaaacaacaagagACGATGACCTGGAgttaatgagtgagtgagtgagtgggtccATGAGGATGGCAGGTGAGTGGCGGGTTTATCTGAGAgagctggtatgtgtgtgtgtgtagctatgtTTTGGGGCGGGTTTATCTGAGAgagctggtatgtgtgtgtgtgtgtgtgtgtgtgaagctatGTTTTGGGACTATGTCAGCAAAGTGTGAACTTGTACCCTAATAGTGTGAGTTTTGTTTGACTGAGACTGTGTGAGTTTGGAAGTGAGTGTGGACTAAgacaccagagtgtgtgtgtgtgggggtgtttaGTAGTGAGGGTGGACTAGGCATCTGGCAGGTGGGGGGCTGAGGTGCAGACTCtggatgcgtgcgtgtgtgtgtattggctcTTTTCGACTGGCAAACTAGTCCGACTCTACTCGGTACGGTACAGCGCGGCTCTACATGGCACGGCACGGTACCAGTACTATTTGCTTTTCCACCTAAACCGTCACCTGGAAGTGGGTGGAGTCGGCGGGGTTCCCACTGACGTGACGTCGGTTTCAGGCCACTAGAAGTTGTCACACCGCAGTCAGT
This sequence is a window from Sardina pilchardus chromosome 10, fSarPil1.1, whole genome shotgun sequence. Protein-coding genes within it:
- the phf21ab gene encoding PHD finger protein 21A isoform X2; the protein is MMELQTLQEALKVEIQVHQKLVAQMKQDPQNADLKKQLHELQAKITALSEKQKKVVEQLRKDLMVKQEPELKLQLQTSQSADTKHLLQPATTHNTGKTLTVTPVLTAKTLPLVLKAATTTMPASAAGQCPTVAMVTAISSMPKPAVNSDSQATPINLQMASKLPNQGSDPVRIISKNAIVVQAATTTSAQPIKVPQFVPPARATPRPTYLPQVRPKPPMPNNVPIAPAPASAPPPPMVAAPPQLLQRPIMLATKISPASLSQTTPIHQVRIVNGQPCAALAKTTPTGQVTGIVISAPASTLQISSLTTDAKTVKLHGGSEQVPATPPSSTPPSLPAAKPTREENPQKLAFMVSLGLVTHDHLEEIQSRRQERKRRTTANPVYSGAVFEPERKKSAVTYLNTPLHQGTRKRGRPPKYSSVPDVSALPPRSPSGCRPASLAPERLDAGGPPHPAHPHTLPLPPPSSGDGDIHEDFCAVCRRSGQLLMCDTCSRVYHLPCLDPPLKHIPKGMWICPKCQDQILKKEDAIPWPGTLAIVHSYIAYKEAKEEEKQKLLKWSTELKLEREQLEQRVKQLTSSITKCMETKNTILARQKDMHSSLEKVKHLIALIQSFERNQTLESETSLPVTEESSLKTSELVTDESSLKTSELVTDESSLKTSQLVTDESSRVGPVVKMEEASEVKMDVTSEVKMEVASEVKMDVASEVKMEVASEVKMEVISEVIAGVSKGAPVEPNSEVEVEADSKEQPSSVVGSSAEVEPSSVVGISDVVEPSSDVGSSSVKEPSSDVGSSSVVEPSSDVGSSSVKEPSSDVGSSSVVEPSSDVGSSSVVDPAPEITAGSEAQVGSKVELSPAAAAAAAAGSEVAAQSGCGPEDGAHGAPDPSRPAEPTDVPANGDTDSHSEGMAHSHPCAAQAEANATLLPSNGTAGTGAPGEVAQEAEQVAQEAEQGQNGSSNGKMSEGSQEPVQPAPHNQTESPK
- the phf21ab gene encoding PHD finger protein 21A isoform X3; the protein is MMELQTLQEALKVEIQVHQKLVAQMKQDPQNADLKKQLHELQAKITALSEKQKKVVEQLRKDLMVKQEPELKLQLQTSQSADTKHLLQPATTHNTGVQQKTLTVTPVLTAKTLPLVLKAATTTMPASAAGQCPTVAMVTAISSMPKPAVNSDSQATPINLQMASKLPNQGSDPVRIISKNAIVVRPKPPMPNNVPIAPAPASAPPPPMVAAPPQLLQRPIMLATKISPASLSQTTPIHQVRIVNGQPCAALAKTTPTGQVTGIVISAPASTLQISSLTTDAKTVKLHGGSEQVPATPPSSTPPSLPAAKPTREENPQKLAFMVSLGLVTHDHLEEIQSRRQERKRRTTANPVYSGAVFEPERKKSAVTYLNTPLHQGTRKRGRPPKYSSVPDVSALPPRSPSGCRPASLAPERLDAGGPPHPAHPHTLPLPPPSSGDGDIHEDFCAVCRRSGQLLMCDTCSRVYHLPCLDPPLKHIPKGMWICPKCQDQILKKEDAIPWPGTLAIVHSYIAYKEAKEEEKQKLLKWSTELKLEREQLEQRVKQLTSSITKCMETKNTILARQKDMHSSLEKVKHLIALIQSFERNQTLESETSLPVTEESSLKTSELVTDESSLKTSELVTDESSLKTSQLVTDESSRVGPVVKMEEASEVKMDVTSEVKMEVASEVKMDVASEVKMEVASEVKMEVISEVIAGVSKGAPVEPNSEVEVEADSKEQPSSVVGSSAEVEPSSVVGISDVVEPSSDVGSSSVKEPSSDVGSSSVVEPSSDVGSSSVKEPSSDVGSSSVVEPSSDVGSSSVVDPAPEITAGSEAQVGSKVELSPAAAAAAAAGSEVAAQSGCGPEDGAHGAPDPSRPAEPTDVPANGDTDSHSEGMAHSHPCAAQAEANATLLPSNGTAGTGAPGEVAQEAEQVAQEAEQGQNGSSNGKMSEGSQEPVQPAPHNQTESPK
- the phf21ab gene encoding PHD finger protein 21A isoform X1, with the translated sequence MMELQTLQEALKVEIQVHQKLVAQMKQDPQNADLKKQLHELQAKITALSEKQKKVVEQLRKDLMVKQEPELKLQLQTSQSADTKHLLQPATTHNTGVQQKTLTVTPVLTAKTLPLVLKAATTTMPASAAGQCPTVAMVTAISSMPKPAVNSDSQATPINLQMASKLPNQGSDPVRIISKNAIVVQAATTTSAQPIKVPQFVPPARATPRPTYLPQVRPKPPMPNNVPIAPAPASAPPPPMVAAPPQLLQRPIMLATKISPASLSQTTPIHQVRIVNGQPCAALAKTTPTGQVTGIVISAPASTLQISSLTTDAKTVKLHGGSEQVPATPPSSTPPSLPAAKPTREENPQKLAFMVSLGLVTHDHLEEIQSRRQERKRRTTANPVYSGAVFEPERKKSAVTYLNTPLHQGTRKRGRPPKYSSVPDVSALPPRSPSGCRPASLAPERLDAGGPPHPAHPHTLPLPPPSSGDGDIHEDFCAVCRRSGQLLMCDTCSRVYHLPCLDPPLKHIPKGMWICPKCQDQILKKEDAIPWPGTLAIVHSYIAYKEAKEEEKQKLLKWSTELKLEREQLEQRVKQLTSSITKCMETKNTILARQKDMHSSLEKVKHLIALIQSFERNQTLESETSLPVTEESSLKTSELVTDESSLKTSELVTDESSLKTSQLVTDESSRVGPVVKMEEASEVKMDVTSEVKMEVASEVKMDVASEVKMEVASEVKMEVISEVIAGVSKGAPVEPNSEVEVEADSKEQPSSVVGSSAEVEPSSVVGISDVVEPSSDVGSSSVKEPSSDVGSSSVVEPSSDVGSSSVKEPSSDVGSSSVVEPSSDVGSSSVVDPAPEITAGSEAQVGSKVELSPAAAAAAAAGSEVAAQSGCGPEDGAHGAPDPSRPAEPTDVPANGDTDSHSEGMAHSHPCAAQAEANATLLPSNGTAGTGAPGEVAQEAEQVAQEAEQGQNGSSNGKMSEGSQEPVQPAPHNQTESPK